In bacterium, a single genomic region encodes these proteins:
- a CDS encoding RNA-binding protein, with protein DSAAMAAISALDGQSMDGRNLSVNEAQDRPKRTGGGGGGFGGGSGGGYGGGSGGGRSGGDRGGRGW; from the coding sequence ACGACAGCGCGGCCATGGCCGCGATCTCGGCCCTCGACGGTCAGAGCATGGACGGCCGTAACCTGAGCGTGAACGAGGCCCAGGATCGTCCGAAGCGCACCGGCGGCGGCGGCGGCGGCTTCGGCGGCGGCAGCGGCGGCGGCTACGGCGGTGGCAGCGGTGGTGGCCGCAGCGGCGGCGATCGCGGCGGCCGCGGCTGGTAA